aattgcaaattgcgtttatttaattatacgtacgcagtttttcggcagtttcttcgttactcatccaaatcgagtgatttttgtgtcaattccgcatgtaaaaggcattctaaaattttgacgaaaaaagtatttttctgccgaacccagaattctcaaattcgaagcctaactatgacttttcgaaggttttagtttttcgaatgcaaaatttcgtaaatttaagatgttaaattaaatatttgcgattcttgttgataaatcttgaatttttgattgacctactgtatatgtttaacaagtttgaatgcctagccttgttaattatgcaatctaatttgtaattatgattaattagttgaaaattagaataatttagaattaatttgattttcataattaattactccctccattcctttttgttgttcccctaaGGAATGTTgggtggtttttaagaaaactggAATCTTTGGTTGTATTGGGAtgtgagtaatgattgggtgtaagaattaTGATtaagtgtaagagattatatgtttaaaataaagtaaggagagagaaaatatttaaaaaataagataaatagaagatattttatttattaataacaaaaaaaatcgattaaatTTGAaccagaaaaatcaaaaaatatccGACCAAAAAACGACCAAATATtcaaccaaattcaacaaaaaatatcaacaaaattcacccaaaaaaacccagataaatcaacaaaaaaaccccagaaaaatcaaccaatttTATTAGTTACCAATGTTATTATTGTACGTGAATTATATACATCATACATTGAGAATAATCTTGCGTTGAATATGCTAAGCAATCACGCTATACTTGGTAACTAAATATGGGAGTTTGACTAATTGACAATCTAAATCAATTTACAATCAATTTACACTAATCAGAATATATTCACCATATATTATAACAAAATCAACCCAATATTTCGTAAGACATCAACCCCAAGATACGaccaaattcaaccaaaaaattcgaccaaaatcaagacaaaaattcgaccaaatcaacccaaaaaaatCGAGCAAAATTATACCCAGAAATTCGACCAAATTCGAGAtaattaaacccagaaattcaaccaaaaaaacagaaaattaaaccttgaaattcgagaaaattatacccaaaatcaaccaccaaatttgaccaaatttaacccaaaaattcagccaaaataacgaccaaaatcaacccaaaatttCGACAAAAATCACCCAGAAAATTCGACAAAAAAccacacaaaaataaattaatacctaCTTGATCCTTAATATCACTCACGATTTTGAGGATTTtgaggtcaaattcgaccatgaaaactctagatctagagtttttatGGTCGAATTTCACATCTAAAGCCATAATACATGCGGCGGAGATTTGCTTGCGGTGGTGGCGGCGATCTCACTTCTAGATCTGAAGAACAGAGAGttgttttggaggagagagagtgaaaaacgtgagaggaggagagaaacgtagcaagaaaatgaagagagagagagagagagtaagaaaatgaagagagagagagagaaatcagataGGTGAAGTGAATGAGAGAGGATGAAAGGGACGGGTAGTGGGGTGGGGTTATGGGGAatagttaaataattaaataaggatGGTGGGGAAAAAGAGGATGgaaaaagggtagaatcttaggggtttttggtaaatagtggggaatcttatggtaaattggtaaaaaaaactatggccaaaaatagtaaagattcagtaggggaacaacaaaaagaaatgccaaaaaaggaaatgggaacaacaaaaaggaatggagggagtattatttattatttattatttattatttattatttattatttatcatttattatttattataataacaataacaagaaaagttcagaccagaccagaccagcatGAATCAGACCAAACCATGCCAGCAAAATGATGTTAAATACTGTACTTTGaaatataaaaacaaaattCAGAAACTAGATTAGGACGAGATAATCTCTGTCCTTAGGATAATATTAGCCTCCACTATATTGCTGATGGGATTCAAAGCTAATCTACCCCCGGGATTCCCTAATCAAATGAACGGATTACAGCAAGATCATCCATTCTCATGAACATGTGTTTATCTGAAATATGAATGAAAAACGTAATTAACATTTACCTTCTGCCTTAggttaaataggaaaataatatgGCAGTTACAAAAATAACCGCCTCTGATATTatcctatttaattaaataattaattaatattttaattaattaaaatatttaataaccGCAAAAAGATTAACCGTTAATTAGATCCTTAAATAAGCCGTGCGCGTGCCACGTGCTAAGTcttgattaataatatatagccATATTATTAACCCAATACTAGCAAACAGAGGGAggctacatcgctggtaaccagcgATATAATTACCCCATAcccaccttaaaaaaaaaaaaaaatagaaacatggcccacctttaaataaatgtgtaaaagtgttgcTAACTTGGTATATACAGTAATGTCATTggtaatataagtattgtcattgttgtatatatactgtcattgttgtattaaaatactgtcacatcacccaaaaaaaggaaattatgtatACAACTGTAATGAAATATAAAATGTAAAGAGACCACTTAAATGAATTgataaaagtgttgcatattaaatgaatgaGCAAAACtatgtatacaagtgttatatgagtattgtcatcgtttgcataaatactgtcattgttgcccATACGTAatactttgtttgacttttcaactcttGAGCGGAAATTACAATTTTACCCCGGGTATGGGGTAATTGTGTCGTTGGTTACCAGCAATGTAGCCTCCCTCTAGCAAACAAGCCCAATGCCCCACTTGGCCCAATGACTCAAGAAACAACATATTTAATAAGTCAAGCACATGGGTATATTTAAAGATATGCAAAGGTTCATATTTTTTCCATGTGGGAGAAAACTCCCACATAACAAAGTGAAGACTATTATATCTAACAAATgaaaaatcagaccagaccagacgaAGTGAACGGAGCCTTAATGTCCTTTATGAGAACAATGCACCCATCACTCTCTACATAAAAGTTATAACACTCTCTTTTAGCTACAGAGTACTACGTATATGTTAAGGGCCTAGGCCACTATCATCGAAAGATATTTTTTCTGTCTCGTAAAAACTTCTCATTTTTGTGGGAtataatatacttcctccgtttttattTACATGATATAATTGGGTTTTgaacactattcacacaagttcctttgatttctttttgtGGTTTGTACttgagaaaaaacatagtcgtgtgggatCTTGTTGAATTCGTCTCggtaatattttttaaatatcaaatttttataatttttccttATCCATAATTGGAGATATTAAGGTTTGAAATAGCGGATTGACAAACATGCTTAAATAATTGGTCTTGTTGAATGCTCCGTATAAAAACGATTTAGGAACAAGTTTGTTGATATTGGTggtattgttttttttaatttatttatttttattttatcaatAAAAATAACTTTAAGTTGATCTAGTAAATACGAAGTCGTAATCAAACTCGGGTGTATCAATAAAAATCAGTTTCATTGAGTGTACATAAGGTGTTATCAATAACAATTTACTATTTGAGTGATTATAATCAAACTCTTATTTGGAAGGTATAATGTGAAAATTTGTAGAGTTAAGAACCTCAGATATTTGTTTATtgcaaacttttatataaggcagTCTTACATAAAAGACTATTTTGATGTCATTCAAGCTTCCACTCAGTTTCTGATGTCAGtactagtaaaaaaaaaaacttaattctttttcattttcaaaatcCGAATTCATTTCTCTCTTCTCAAATAATCTCCCTCTCTCCTGTCTGCTCAAGCGGCGGCAAGAAGACGATGGAGAAGACAACGATGGTGCCTCCTTGCCGTCGTCGTCATCAACTTCCGATCAGTGCAACCATATCTCGTTCATGTCATTAACTCTTATTTTAAGTACACAAACCTTCCGTTTTTAGTATAAACTTTGATTAGAACCTCTTGAAAATGGAAGCCGAAAAACCTCTCGAAAAACCTCTCGAAAAAGAAAACTCCATCCAAGAAACGGACCAGCTTGCTAGATCAAACAAGAAAACGAAACGGAAGATCACCCATCTGATTTTCAATCATGAAAACGAAGGTCGTGAGACTGCAATACAAGACATTGTAATGGGGGAAAACGCTCCGGAAATCCCACAACCAAATGGTACCCAAAACATTCAACCCATCCCAACCACGAAACCTTTATCCTTCAGGGATTTGCTACGAGGTCCACGACCAAATGAAGAGGCAGCAATACCACTCGACAGGATAGAGGTGGAAGATGATGTTTCAGATGATGACATGGATCCGGAAGATCTGATAGATGACCCTCGATGCCCGGTAATACTGCTCACCAAAGAAGACAAACAACGAATGAGACGACCATGAAAAAATGCCCTAATAATCAAGATGTTCGATGGGAATTTAGGATACATGGGGCTCATGAGAAGACTGAAGAAAAAATGGAGCATTAAAGGTGAGCTCTCATTAACAGATATTGGCTGCAGGTATTTTGTGGCCAGATTTACAAATTCATCTAACTACAATTTTGTACTGTCCCAAGGGCCATGGATGTTAGACGATAATTATCTAACAATCAGAAAATGGGTACCAAACTTCGTTCCAGATGAGGAATCAATCAAGGTACTCACAACATGGGTTCGGATCCCGAATTTGTCAGTAGAGTATTTTGACATTAATTTTCTCAATAGAATTGGCTCTAAAATAGGCAAGGTCCTAAGAGTAGACAGATCCACAGCGCAGGCTGATCGAGGCAAGTTCACAAGGCTAAGCATCGAAATAGACCTCACTAAACCATTACTCTCAAAGTTTTGGCTAAATGGGAAAATCTGGAAAATTCAGTACGAAGGCATCCGAATGATTTGTTTCAAATGTGGTACCATGGGCCACAATGAAGAAGAATGCTCCACGTTCAAACAGCCAGAAGCTCCCCAGGACAACCTAGTCACAATTACCAACCAACTCATGCACAGCTCTGTCCAGGACGATTCCATTCATAAAGCtccagaagaagaggaagattttGGATCTTGGATGCTTGTTAAAAAGCCAGTACGAAAACGTGTCACAAAACAAGACCGGGGAGGCCAGAACACCGGCAAAGGTAACAGTAATGGAGCCACCGGAACCGGTAAGAGTGGTCCACACAAGGAAAGATACGGAGAGCCTAACCAACACGCAATTAATGGAGTGAATCACGGGATCGGTTCTCGATTTTCCTTACTTGCAAACCAACTAAATATGGAAGGCGAGATTCTGGGAGAGGAAAATACGGAATCCAATACCAATAAGGATACGGATTCAGTTATAGGCAGCCCAAATATTTTTACAGTGAATCTAGGGGATAATTCTCAGAATAAAGGAAACCAAGAAGATTATGGGCAATCTTTTTCTTTAGGTAGTAAATCTCGACCAACCGAGAATCCTAGTACTACCAAAACTGCTTCTAAAGTGTATCAAATCAAAAAAAGAATCCAACCGCATTGAGGTCTCAAAGCCCTAGTGGACACTACAAATAGAGCCCACAACACTGCTATTCGAAGCACAAACACTCACCAAGGCAAAGAGAATTCACCAATAATCTTCGAAGCTACAAGGAGCCAATACATTAATGCCCATAACTGCACGGAGAAGCCACCACAAAGTGTAGGAGAACCTTCGCAGGATGTCATCGTCGTACAATCACCACGAGGTGATCAAGTTGAAAATCCCACCAGAGAAAACCTTATTTGCGGGTCACCCAATGGAGAGACCGTATTTTTACACAGTGAACCACCTGACCCACATTCTAGAGATCCGGATCGACTCATGGTTGGAACCAATCTCGACGCCGCCGGAGTTGGTGTTCACACTCCTCCTCCCCAACGAGATTCAGAGATTGCTCAGGCTCATTAGCCAAGCCTACATGACCACACTTCCAAACATACCCCTTTACATGGAAGAAAGAACCCTGAATCTTGCCCCGGACACCCTTCCCATCACCTGTATGGTATGGAACGTCTAAGGCGCTGGCAGTCGCGCCTTTATCTCTGTTCTAAAGGAGATCATCCAAAACAACCGCCCTAATGTCTTTGCTCTAGTAGAAACGCATATGGGGGGCGATCAAGCTCTCAAGATTGCCTCTATTCTTGGGTATGGTGGCCACACTCGAGTGGATGCAATGGGTTTTAGCGGAGGTATATGGGTTTACTGGAGACCAGAAATTGTCACTGTCGAACCAATACTCAAGCACAATCAAGACATTACCATGGATATCAAGCGAGTGGGGGCAACACCTTGGTATTTCACGGTGGTATATGCAAGCCCGGACTCGACGAAGAGGAGCGAACTTTGGAATGAGTTAAAGGAGTTCGCGCTATCTCACAACAAACCTTGGCTCATTGCCGGAGATTTCAATGATACCAGGTCTGCTTAAAAGAGAAACCGTTCTTGCAGCGAGACAAATAGGCGTTCTGCTAAATTTAACGAGTGGGTCGATGAGATGAACCTCTTGGAAATTGAATTCTCCGGCGCGTCCCACACTTGGGCCAGGGGGCTTACCCCGGAGACTCGAGTCAGTGCAAGATTAGACAGAGCTCTATGCAATTCCGAATGGGGACTTCGATTTGAACAAGCCAAGGTAAAGCACCTACCAGCATCTCAATCGGACCATTGCCCGATCTTCATCTCACCAAATGGTTTTGTCCCTTTGAGTTCTTTGAATCGGCCTTTCCGCTTTCAAGCCGCCTGGATTACTCATGAAAAGTTCAAAGAGTTTATTGCCAACAAATGGGATAATCAGGCCCCCCTGCTCAATGCTCTTTTAACCCTCTCGAAGGACCTCCAAGAGTGGAATCGAGAAGTGTTCGGCaatattttcaagaaaaaaaggATTCTGATGGCTCGAATAGCTGGAGTCCAGCGTTCTCTTTAGATGCGCGTCACCCCAAACCTGATTAATTTGGAAGTCTCGTTACAAAGAGAACTGGATGAAGTGTTGAATCAAGAAGAGACTTTGTGGTACCAAAAATCTAGAGTGGAATGGATCAAAAACGGGGATCGCAATACAACTTTCTTCCAACTAAGCACCATAGTTCGGAgatggaaaaataaaattatttcgaTCAAAAACGAGAATGGGGTTTGGGTCACTGACTCCAACTTAATCAAGGATCATATTGTTCAATATTTTCCTACATTGTTCACAAAGGAAGGAGAACCACATAGCTTCAATGTTCCTCATGACATTTTCCCGGAACTCCCTCGAAGAGATTGGGAACTCCTATCTCGTCCCTTTGCTACCTTAGAGATTGATAATGTGGTGAAGAACATGGCTGCCCTGAAAGCTCCCGGTCCCGGTGGATTCCAGGCTATCTTCTACCAAAAGAATTGGGACATTGTGGCAAAAAAGGTATACGAAATGGTATTACCAATTTTGGAGGGCAAAGGCATGCCTGAAAAACTAAATGAAACCCACATTGTTCTTCTTCCAAAAATAGATGTTCCGGAGTCCGCAAATCATTTCCGCCCTATTGGGCTTTGCAATGTGGCCTATAAGATTGTCACAAAGGTCATCATCAACCGGATTAAGCCTCTCCTACCGACCTTGATTTCAAACACTCAGGCGAGCTTTGTCCCGGGGAGACAGATCACTGACAACATTGTGATAATGCAAGAAGTTTTGCATACCATGCGGAAGAAACAAAGTGGCAAAGGGCTCATGGTAATTAAAATCGACTTCGAGAAAGCGTATGACAGATTGAGATGGTCATTCATAAGAGATACTCTGCTACAAATGAATCTACCCTATCTTCTTGTGAATGTTCAATGCGTCACAACGGCCTCTTTAAAAGTAATGTGGAATGGTGAACCCTCGGAAAGCTTCAAGCCTAGTCGTGGCATCCGTCAAGGGGACCCACTATCCCCATATCTCTTCGTAATGTGTATGGAACATCTCTTCCAAACAATCGAAGAAGCAATAGTGCAAGGTCTATGGAAGCCCATCCGAGCCTCCAAGAATGGTCCTTTACTGTCAAATCTCTTCTTTGCCGATGACGTGATATTGTTCGCGGAAGCATCTGTTGATCAAGAAAACGCCATACAAAATTGCTTAGCCCGATTTTGCCAAGCCTTTGGCCAAAAGATCAGTTTGCCCAAATCGAGAATCTTCTTCTCAAAAAATGTGGATGAGGCAATGCAACGTAGCATCAGCATGGCTATCGGCATGGAAGTGACAACAGACCTAGGTACATACCTGGGTATGCCAACCCTCACAAGCCGAGTAACCAAAGCCACATTCAGCCACTTGTGCGAGAAAATTGATAGACGACTCTCTGGCTGGAAAACCAAATATCTTTCCTTAGCCGGTCGAATAACTCTTGCTAAATCGACGTTGTCTACTATGGCTTGCTACTCGATGCAAACGGCCAAGATTCCTCGAATGATTTGTGATGAAATAGATAAGAAGACTCGCAGGTTTATTTGGGGCGGAAGCGAGGACAAACG
This Spinacia oleracea cultivar Varoflay chromosome 6, BTI_SOV_V1, whole genome shotgun sequence DNA region includes the following protein-coding sequences:
- the LOC110777884 gene encoding uncharacterized protein; this encodes MGLMRRLKKKWSIKGELSLTDIGCRYFVARFTNSSNYNFVLSQGPWMLDDNYLTIRKWVPNFVPDEESIKVLTTWVRIPNLSVEYFDINFLNRIGSKIGKVLRVDRSTAQADRGKFTRLSIEIDLTKPLLSKFWLNGKIWKIQYEGIRMICFKCGTMGHNEEECSTFKQPEAPQDNLVTITNQLMHSSVQDDSIHKAPEEEEDFGSWMLVKKPVRKRVTKQDRGGQNTGKGNSNGATGTGKSGPHKERYGEPNQHAINGVNHGIGSRFSLLANQLNMEGEILGEENTESNTNKDTDSVIGSPNIFTVNLGDNSQNKGNQEDYGQSFSLGSKSRPTENPSTTKTASKVTNTHQGKENSPIIFEATRSQYINAHNCTEKPPQSVGEPSQDVIVVQSPRGDQVENPTRENLICGSPNGETVFLHSEPPDPHSRDPDRLMVGTNLDAAGVGVHTPPPQRDSEIAQAH